In Rahnella variigena, one DNA window encodes the following:
- a CDS encoding YoaH family protein — MLTGMPSLSHHEQEQAADRIRQLMENGMSSGEAIATVAEEIRETHKGDRVTVIFDDEDE; from the coding sequence ATGCTGACAGGTATGCCTTCATTATCACATCATGAACAAGAACAGGCCGCCGATCGTATCCGCCAGTTAATGGAAAACGGCATGAGCAGCGGCGAAGCCATTGCGACCGTTGCAGAAGAAATTCGCGAAACGCATAAAGGCGACCGCGTAACCGTCATTTTTGATGACGAAGACGAATAA
- the purT gene encoding formate-dependent phosphoribosylglycinamide formyltransferase, translating into MLTIGTALRTGATRVMLLGSGELGKEVTIECQRLGLEVIAVDRYADAPAMQVAHRSHVINMLDGDALKAVIESERPDFIVPEIEAIATSMLVELEKQGHNVVPCAEATRLTMNREGIRRLAAETLELPTSTYQFADNEAAFRQAVDAIGYPCIIKPVMSSSGKGQSLIRSADQLQTAWDYAQQGGRAGGGRVIVEGLVKFDFEITLLTISAVDGIHFCAPIGHRQEDGDYRESWQPQQMTELALQRAKDIAEKVVKALGGKGLFGVELFVCGDDVIFSEVSPRPHDTGMVTLISQDLSEFALHVRAFLGLPVGKIRQFGPSASAVILPELTSNNVTFSGLENALTGYNQVRLFGKPEISGKRRLGVALAIADNVEDAVEQAKKAAAAVVVKG; encoded by the coding sequence ATGTTAACCATTGGTACTGCACTGCGCACCGGCGCCACCCGCGTCATGTTATTAGGCTCTGGCGAGCTGGGTAAAGAAGTGACCATCGAATGTCAGCGTCTTGGCCTGGAAGTGATCGCCGTTGACCGCTACGCCGATGCACCGGCGATGCAGGTCGCTCATCGCAGTCATGTGATTAACATGCTTGACGGCGACGCGTTGAAAGCAGTTATCGAAAGTGAACGCCCTGATTTTATCGTGCCTGAAATCGAAGCCATCGCAACCAGCATGCTGGTTGAGCTGGAAAAACAGGGCCACAACGTGGTGCCTTGCGCCGAAGCGACCCGGCTCACCATGAACCGCGAAGGCATTCGCCGTCTGGCCGCTGAAACCCTGGAATTACCGACATCGACGTATCAGTTCGCTGATAATGAAGCGGCTTTCCGTCAGGCCGTCGATGCCATCGGTTATCCGTGCATTATCAAGCCGGTCATGAGTTCTTCCGGTAAAGGCCAGAGCCTGATCCGCAGCGCCGATCAGTTGCAGACCGCATGGGATTACGCGCAGCAAGGCGGCCGTGCAGGCGGCGGACGCGTGATTGTTGAAGGACTGGTGAAGTTTGATTTCGAAATCACTTTACTGACCATCAGCGCTGTTGATGGCATTCATTTCTGCGCGCCAATCGGACACCGTCAGGAAGACGGCGATTACCGCGAATCCTGGCAGCCACAGCAGATGACTGAGCTGGCATTGCAGCGTGCAAAAGACATCGCGGAGAAAGTGGTGAAAGCGCTGGGCGGCAAAGGCCTGTTCGGCGTTGAGCTGTTCGTGTGCGGCGATGACGTGATTTTCAGCGAAGTCTCCCCTCGCCCGCACGACACCGGTATGGTGACGCTGATTTCTCAGGATCTGTCCGAGTTTGCGCTGCATGTGCGCGCGTTCCTCGGCCTGCCTGTGGGTAAAATCCGCCAGTTCGGCCCTTCTGCATCTGCCGTGATTCTGCCGGAACTGACCAGCAATAACGTCACGTTCAGCGGTCTGGAAAATGCGCTGACGGGCTACAATCAGGTTCGTCTGTTCGGCAAGCCGGAAATCAGCGGTAAGCGTCGTCTGGGCGTGGCGCTGGCGATTGCAGACAATGTTGAAGACGCCGTGGAACAGGCGAAAAAAGCGGCCGCTGCGGTGGTTGTTAAAGGCTAG
- the dbpA gene encoding ATP-dependent RNA helicase DbpA, producing the protein MSTHSFSALTLPAEQLSNLNELGYTEMTPIQEASLPAILQGQDVRAKAKTGSGKTAAFGIGLLNSITVSQFVAQALVLCPTRELADQVSKELRRLARFTQNIKILTLCGGQAIGPQLESLVHPPHIVVGTPGRIQEHLRKGTLKLDELKVLVLDEADRMLDMGFSEDIEDVVSYTPQDRQTLLFSATYPDGIERISSKFQRQPLKVEIEGEDDIADIQQIFIEAGKQQRLSLLAAVLYQYQPTSCVVFCNTKRDCQDVCDDLKAKGISALALNGDLEQRDRDRVLVRFSNGSCRVLVATDVAARGLDIKQLGLVINYELSFDPEVHVHRVGRTGRAGTSGLAVSLVTPQEMPRVTALEDYTRQRFTWQPAAQALAATPVALDPEMATLCIDGGRKAKIRPGDILGALTGDAGLTAAEVGKIDMFPVHAYVAIRQKSAKKALQRLQEGKIKGKNCKAIILR; encoded by the coding sequence TTGAGCACGCATTCCTTTTCTGCCCTGACATTGCCCGCTGAGCAACTTTCCAACCTGAATGAACTGGGTTACACCGAAATGACCCCGATTCAGGAAGCCTCTTTGCCTGCTATTCTGCAAGGTCAGGACGTTCGCGCTAAAGCCAAAACCGGCAGCGGTAAAACGGCCGCCTTTGGTATTGGTTTGCTGAACAGCATTACCGTTTCACAGTTTGTTGCTCAGGCGCTGGTGCTGTGTCCGACTCGTGAACTGGCCGATCAGGTCAGTAAAGAGTTACGTCGTCTGGCGCGATTTACCCAGAACATCAAAATTCTGACCCTGTGTGGCGGCCAGGCGATCGGGCCCCAGCTCGAATCCCTGGTCCATCCGCCGCACATTGTGGTGGGTACGCCGGGCCGTATTCAGGAACACCTGCGTAAAGGCACGCTCAAGCTCGACGAGCTGAAAGTGCTGGTGCTGGATGAAGCTGACCGCATGCTGGACATGGGCTTTAGTGAAGATATCGAGGATGTCGTCAGCTATACGCCGCAGGACCGCCAGACGTTGCTGTTCTCCGCGACCTATCCGGACGGCATTGAGCGCATCAGTTCCAAATTCCAGCGTCAGCCGCTGAAGGTTGAAATCGAAGGTGAAGATGACATTGCCGATATTCAGCAAATCTTCATTGAAGCCGGTAAGCAACAGCGTTTATCCCTGCTGGCTGCGGTGCTGTATCAGTATCAGCCAACGTCCTGCGTGGTGTTCTGTAATACCAAGCGTGACTGTCAGGATGTTTGTGATGACCTGAAAGCGAAAGGCATCAGCGCGCTGGCGCTGAATGGCGACCTTGAACAGCGTGATCGCGATCGCGTGCTGGTACGTTTCTCCAACGGCAGTTGCCGTGTGCTGGTAGCGACAGACGTGGCCGCGCGCGGGCTGGACATTAAACAGCTGGGACTGGTGATCAACTACGAGCTGTCTTTCGATCCGGAAGTTCACGTTCACCGCGTGGGGCGTACCGGCCGTGCAGGAACGAGCGGTCTGGCCGTCAGCCTGGTGACGCCGCAGGAAATGCCGCGTGTGACCGCGCTGGAAGATTATACCCGTCAGCGTTTCACCTGGCAGCCTGCTGCTCAGGCGCTGGCCGCAACGCCGGTGGCGCTGGATCCTGAAATGGCGACATTGTGTATTGATGGCGGCCGCAAAGCCAAAATCCGTCCCGGCGACATTCTCGGTGCGCTGACAGGCGATGCAGGACTAACCGCTGCTGAAGTCGGTAAAATCGATATGTTCCCGGTTCACGCCTATGTGGCGATCCGCCAGAAAAGCGCGAAGAAAGCATTGCAGCGTTTGCAGGAAGGGAAAATCAAAGGCAAAAACTGTAAGGCCATCATTTTACGATAA
- the yebF gene encoding protein YebF — MKKLILGVVMAVAGMSSLSQVAQADEPEVRTATVTPCAMATKDDVAALVKRDFLQNRIPRWDADKKVLGTSTPVAWVVTDSISGSNAKWDIPLKVRGDHTDKTYQVTLNCQIGEISYSAPL, encoded by the coding sequence ATGAAAAAGTTAATCTTGGGCGTTGTGATGGCCGTTGCAGGAATGAGCAGCCTGAGCCAGGTCGCACAGGCTGATGAACCCGAAGTGAGAACGGCAACGGTGACACCGTGCGCCATGGCCACCAAAGATGACGTGGCCGCGCTGGTAAAACGTGATTTCCTGCAAAATCGTATTCCGCGCTGGGATGCGGATAAAAAAGTGCTCGGCACTTCCACGCCGGTCGCGTGGGTGGTGACCGACAGCATCAGCGGCAGTAATGCGAAATGGGATATCCCGCTGAAAGTGCGTGGTGATCACACCGATAAAACCTATCAGGTGACCCTCAACTGTCAGATTGGCGAAATCAGCTACAGCGCGCCGTTATAA